In Bombus vancouverensis nearcticus chromosome 1, iyBomVanc1_principal, whole genome shotgun sequence, a single genomic region encodes these proteins:
- the LOC117153392 gene encoding uncharacterized protein LOC117153392 gives MVKIVRKLAFIDALKGAYHKPFWQRMKHLWFEFRESNQAVAAYAPLTAIICIPLIIIVSYGKLHANPVAKYYDHINIYRPDDPHVAHIRKDYSLKYSISTIFDSIHMPGTI, from the exons ATGGTGAAAATAGTAAGAAAACTGGCATTTATAGACGCCTTGAAAGGCGCATATCATAAACCTTTTT GGCAACGAATGAAGCACTTGTGGTTTGAGTTTCGAGAATCTAACCAAGCAGTGGCAGCATATGCACCTCTAACTGCAATAATATGCATAcctttaataataatagtttcGTATGGGAAACTTCATGCAAATCCTGTTGCAAAATATTACGACCATATTAACA TTTATAGACCCGACGATCCACATGTTGCACATATTAGAAAGgattattctttaaaatattccatATCTACTATATTTGACAGTATACATATGCCTGGTACCATCTAA